AGGTTTCACAAAGGAGGATGAAAACCACCCCCCCAAGCCCCCCCTTGTTAAGGGGGGGAAAGTTCCTTTGGTGCTCAATGGCCAACGGCAATCCCCCCCTTTGTTCAAGGGGGGGCATGGGGGGGTCATTTTCGGATGAATGTGATTTATGAAGTCTGATATGTTGAAAGTCGGTGTCCTTGCATCAGGGAGAGGTTCTAACCTTCAGGCAATTATTGATGCATCTGAAAAAGGAGACATTGATGCAGTTGTCGCAGTTGTTATAAGTGATAAATCTGATGCGTATGCCCTTGTGCGGGCAGAGAAACATGGGATACCGAATATCCATATCAATCCAAAAGACTATAGAAATAAAGAAGAGTACGAACTTGCTATTGCAGTAAAACTCAGGGAATATGATGTCAGGCTTGTTTTACTGGCCGGCTACATGAGGGTAGTTACGAAGGTTTTAATAAATGCCTTTAATGGTGACATTATGAACATACATCCTGCACTCCTCCCCTCATTTATTGGATTACATGCACAGAGACAGGCTATTGAATATGGTGTCAGATTCTCAGGCTGTACAGTGCACTTTGTAACTGAGGATGTTGACGGCGGTCCTATAATCAATCAGGCAGTTGTTCCGGTTTCGGCAGATGATACAGAAGATACCTTGTCCGCAAGGATACTTGAGCAGGAGCATATTATTTATCCGGATTCTGTACAACTTTTTGCAGAAGGGAGATTGAAGAGAGAGGGCAGAAGGATACTAATAGTCTGAACCTACAATTAAAAGGGGGTGTGCTATGGAAGACAGGAGAAGAAACAGACGGATTCGTATGGTTTCACATCTGGAAGTAAAATTTCCGGACAATGGTTCCAGCATAAATGCCTTCACAACAAACGTCAGCAGAGAGGGACTTGGTTTCTGTACAGGAAAAGAGATAGAAGAGGGCCGGAACATAGAAGTAAAGATATATCTTGATCAGCCTTCCAACAAACAGGTCATTGAAACACTTACCGGAAGGATTCAATGGGTGAAACAGATAAGCAGGATATATGAAGCCGGCGTGAGGTTTGCAGATTCTGATTTGAGAAACCATCCATTCCTATCACAGCATGTAACAATATAACCTAACTTCCCCCTCACTTGACGGGAGGGGGTTAGGAGGAGGGTGGGCTACGCTGATATCGTTTGAATTGCCATTCAATAAATGGGGGGTTAGCTCAGTTGGGAGAGCGTGGCGTTCGCAATGCCAAGGCCACCGGTTCGATCCCGGTACCCTCCACCAATTAAATCAACGGGTTGCAGTATTAGCGGCAACCTGTTTTTCTCTGAATGTCACCAAAATGTCACCTGACCTATCCAATATATCAACGCCATGCCTCAGAGATTCAGTATTATGATGGGCATACCTTTGAGTCATTCTGATATCCTTATGCCCTAAGAGCTTGGCTACTGTGTAGAGGTCAACCCCGGCCTGAACCAGTCTTGTTGCAAATGTATGTCTCAAATCATGAAAGCGCACATCTTCAAGACCTGCCTTTTTTCTTGCAACATAATAGGCCCTCAACAGGTTACTGGCAATAATCTTTATACCAGCCTGTGAGGTAAAGACATAACCGGATATATGCCGTATCTTACTTTTAGACTTCAGAAGATCTAAGACAGTTTGGTTAATAGGTATAGTTCTCTTTTCTTTGTTTTTTGTGATTAACAGGGTTACGTTTCGTTTAAATAGATCAACCTGAGACCACTGAAGGGAAAGTATCTCATCCTGTCTCATACCTGTATTAAGGGCAAATATTATAATGTCCCTTAACTGGGGTGTAGAGGCATCAAGGAGGCGTTTTTCTTCTTCTGATGTAATCCACCTCTCAATTTCATTCTTAGGTCTGTCAAGCTTGATTTTACTGAAGGGGCTGGTGTCTATCCACTCCCACTGTAAGGCCAGATTCATGGCATGGCGCAATACCTCTAATTCCCTTGAGATAGTTGAAGGCTTGATCCCTGCTTTTATCCTGAGAGATTTATAATCAGATATTTTTGCAGGTGTGATTTCTAATAACATAAACCCTTCAAAGAAGCCTGAGAGACGCTTGAATGCAGACCCATCTCTAACCTGTGTTGTTGGTGTTTTGTTAATCTTTGAATGTTCTGTCATATACTTTTCTCTGAGTTCCTCAAATGTCCTTTTCCTTCCCTCATTAACAAACCATTCCCTAACAGAAGTTATATATTCAGTCCGAACCTGAGCCTCTAAATCTTTATCCTTAAACTTCTCGAATACTGCCCTGTTCTTTCTTGGTATCTTAGAGAACAAAAGCTGTAATCCACCTATAGAGGCAATCTTGCCGTCATCCTCAAAGTTATAGAACTGTAGCCTGTCAAAATAAGAGACAAGACTTACAGGGTCATCAGCCACATCCTCTAAGGTCCCTTTGTAGCCTCGTATTTGTATTTCAAACCGTGTAATCTGTTTACCGGATTTAAATATATCTATTTCACATTTTGAAACCTCACCCCCTTTTTAAGCCTTGCATATATTTCTTTTGTCTTGTCATAGATTCTTATCGAGGAGAATCCAGCTATACTCCAGAAGGACATCTACAAGCATTTCCTCCCGGGAGAAAAAAGCGATATCTCCAGTATTCTATGGACGTTGGAAAGTGAGGGACTTGTTATCCGGAAAAAGAAAGGCAGCACCTACCAGCTCTTCATTAAAGAACCAGCGTCTGAAGTCTTGGAACAGGCGAAGGATATTCATTTCTCATAAAGTCCATACCTTGATATGGTCTCACCCTTAAAAGTTTTTTAAAACGTCTTTTACGAAGTTGTTTAACCTCTTACCTGTGCACGGAGATGAAAAGAGGATAGTTGAAAAATAATAACCAGTTTGATATATTCAACCCGTGAGATACCGGTTGGGCTACAGCCCCTATAACCGGTATCTGACGCCCGCCCTGCTGTAGAGGGAGTGAGTGCCCATAAAGTTATCTTTCCCATATCAGTTTCCTCAAGGGGATTGGGGGTGGCATCCCAATCGTAGAACATTACAACTATTGGAAGCGATCGGAGTAACGCCGTCTATCCCTTTCTTATCTTTCAGCAACTATAAAATAGTTGCAATATCTTTTCTCCTGTGCTATCATCAATCCATGAGCAAAACCGACAAACTGTTACAGCGCTTCCTGTCAAAGCCGAAGGACTTCACCTTTGAGGAGCTGTGGAAAGTCCTTAAAGACTGTGGATATGAGGAGAGAAAAACCGGCAAGACGTCGGGATCCCGGGTAGCCTTTTACAATAGAGAACTGGATGACATGATCAAGTTTCACAGACCGCATCCGTCATCTATCATGAAACAGTGTTACCTGAGAGAAATTGAAAAACAGTTAAGAGACAAAGGGGTATTAAAATGAGCGATTCAATGACTTATAAAGGCTATATCGGCACTGTCCACTACAGCGAAGAGGACGAGGTTTTTCACGGCAAGATAGAGGCCATAAACGACCTCATCATGTTTGAAGGAACGAGCGTTAAAGAACTTAAGAAGACGTTCCATGAAGCCGTTGATGATTACATTGAAACATGCAAGGAGATGGGCAGGGAGCCACAAAAACCCTTTAAAGGCAGCTTCAACGTAAGGATACCCTCTGACCTTCACAGAAAAGCAGCAGCAAAGGCTACCATGATGGGTGTATCCCTGAATCAACTCGTACAGAAGGCATTGGAAGAAAAGGTAGCTGTTTAAGTAAAAATCATGGCTCCGGACCTTGGGTACGGCCTTCCCTTTAAAAGCCCCTTGAAACGCCTTTTACGAAGTCACCTACACTTCCTACTTGTGCAGGTAGATAATAAAGATGAACGATTGAAAGATCCATTACAGTTTGATATATTCAAACCGTGAGGTAGCGGTTGGGCTACAGTCCTCATAACCGGTATCTGACGCCCGCCCTGCTGTAGAGGGAGTGAGGGCCCAAAGAAGGCACGCTGAATAGTGTGTCTTTATTTTTAGGTATGGAGGGAGTAACTATGTTTCAAAGAATAACCTTTGATCCTCAGATCATGGGCGGAAGGGCCTGCATAAGGGGGATGCGGATTCCGGTATCTGTTATCGTCGGCCAAATAGCCCATGAAACTACAGTTGAAGAGATACTCCGGGACTACCCTGACCTTACCCGTGAGGACATCACAGAGGCCATTGAATATGCTGCCTGGTTAGCCCAGGAGGAAGTCCACGCCGGTTAGCAGAATGAGATTCCTTGCAGACATGGGCGTTTCCATGAGAATTGTCGAGTGGCTCCGCTCAAACAATCATGACGTGATTCATCTCCGTGAACAAAATCTTCACAGACTCCCTGATAACGAAATATTCGAAAAGGCGATTACTGAAGACCGCATCATACTTACCTTTGACCTGGACTTTGGTGAGATAGTAGCCGTATCCAGGGAGAGACAGATAAGCGTCATCCTATTCCGCCTCCGCAATACGACTACACCGTTTGTCTTGAAAAGGCTTGAAAAGGTAATCACCGAATCTGCCGAACTCCTCGAAACGGGTCATATCATCATTGTTGAGGAGGCCAGATACCGTATCCGAAAGCTTCCCATTTAAGGCAATCTCGCCACTATCCGCCTTTATGCCACACAGGCTCTTGATAACGGGTAGTCAATTATGATAAGTTTATGAAGTGCCGAATCTGTGTATCCGATGTTGGATACTGTTCCTTCGGCACCATTCCTTCTCCCATAATAATTGACAGCCAAGTAAAAACTTCGCCGGCGGACGACTTCGTAAAAAACTTCATATGCAAGGCGCACGAATCCTGAGGAATGAGGCGTACTTGTAGTTACGCCGCAATGACGAAGGATGAAGTGCAACGCCGCACGCCCAGAGGGCACCCGCTTTTGACGAAGCCGTCAATGAAAGGTCTTGTTTAATGCAAGGGGCTTCTGATAAAACGCTACTGCCCTGTTATGCTCTGCAAGGTTTTTTGAGAATTGATGGGTACCGTCATTCTTTGAGACGAAGTATATATAATCCACATTTGCCGGATACAGTGCAGCACGGATGGATTCAATGGATGGACTGCCGATCGGGCCCGGAGGGAGTCCACGGTTCACGTAAGTATTATATGATGATTTCATGGTCAGATGTTCTTTTTTCAGGTCGCCGTCAAAACCTTTGCCGAGTGCATAAATAACTGTAGGGTCACTCTGAAGCGGCATCTTCATTCTAAGCCTGTTATGAAAGACTGCGGATATAAGCGGCCTGTCACTTTCTGAGACTGCCTCTCTTTCAATTATTGATGCAAGTGTAATAACGTCCTTCTCTGACATCCTGAGTTTTGTTGCC
The sequence above is a segment of the Nitrospirota bacterium genome. Coding sequences within it:
- a CDS encoding phosphoribosylglycinamide formyltransferase → MKSDMLKVGVLASGRGSNLQAIIDASEKGDIDAVVAVVISDKSDAYALVRAEKHGIPNIHINPKDYRNKEEYELAIAVKLREYDVRLVLLAGYMRVVTKVLINAFNGDIMNIHPALLPSFIGLHAQRQAIEYGVRFSGCTVHFVTEDVDGGPIINQAVVPVSADDTEDTLSARILEQEHIIYPDSVQLFAEGRLKREGRRILIV
- a CDS encoding PilZ domain-containing protein, which gives rise to MEDRRRNRRIRMVSHLEVKFPDNGSSINAFTTNVSREGLGFCTGKEIEEGRNIEVKIYLDQPSNKQVIETLTGRIQWVKQISRIYEAGVRFADSDLRNHPFLSQHVTI
- a CDS encoding site-specific integrase, whose translation is MADDPVSLVSYFDRLQFYNFEDDGKIASIGGLQLLFSKIPRKNRAVFEKFKDKDLEAQVRTEYITSVREWFVNEGRKRTFEELREKYMTEHSKINKTPTTQVRDGSAFKRLSGFFEGFMLLEITPAKISDYKSLRIKAGIKPSTISRELEVLRHAMNLALQWEWIDTSPFSKIKLDRPKNEIERWITSEEEKRLLDASTPQLRDIIIFALNTGMRQDEILSLQWSQVDLFKRNVTLLITKNKEKRTIPINQTVLDLLKSKSKIRHISGYVFTSQAGIKIIASNLLRAYYVARKKAGLEDVRFHDLRHTFATRLVQAGVDLYTVAKLLGHKDIRMTQRYAHHNTESLRHGVDILDRSGDILVTFREKQVAANTATR
- a CDS encoding type II toxin-antitoxin system HicA family toxin; translation: MSKTDKLLQRFLSKPKDFTFEELWKVLKDCGYEERKTGKTSGSRVAFYNRELDDMIKFHRPHPSSIMKQCYLREIEKQLRDKGVLK
- a CDS encoding type II toxin-antitoxin system HicB family antitoxin, whose protein sequence is MSDSMTYKGYIGTVHYSEEDEVFHGKIEAINDLIMFEGTSVKELKKTFHEAVDDYIETCKEMGREPQKPFKGSFNVRIPSDLHRKAAAKATMMGVSLNQLVQKALEEKVAV
- a CDS encoding DUF433 domain-containing protein, with the protein product MFQRITFDPQIMGGRACIRGMRIPVSVIVGQIAHETTVEEILRDYPDLTREDITEAIEYAAWLAQEEVHAG
- a CDS encoding DUF5615 family PIN-like protein, whose protein sequence is MRFLADMGVSMRIVEWLRSNNHDVIHLREQNLHRLPDNEIFEKAITEDRIILTFDLDFGEIVAVSRERQISVILFRLRNTTTPFVLKRLEKVITESAELLETGHIIIVEEARYRIRKLPI